The sequence CACTTTTTTCCACCTTGCCCACTTTAAACTCTTTGGAGTTCATCGCCTCTTTGGGGAGCTCTTTGGTCGCATCGCTTGAAATAATACCGCTAAAGCCAAGCACTTCCACCACAACAGGGGCGGTTCCTTTGGTGACCATATCAATCTCTTTAGCTGCCGTGTTGGAGAGGTCGATGATTCTTCCCTCCACAAAAGGCCCTCGGTCGTTGATTCTCACGATGGTGCTCTTGCCATTCTCGCGGTTGGTCACCTTCACGATGGTGTTCATTGGAAAAGTTTTGTGAGCTGCGGTTCGAGCGTACATGCTGTAAGTTTCGCCGTTGGAGGTCTTTTTGCCATGAAAATTGGGGCCATACCAGCTTGCAATCCCCATGGACTTCTCTCCCACATCCACATGACTAGGATAGTACCATTTGCCATCAATCTGATAGGGGCGCATGGTGGCTCGATGCATTTGCGGCGTGTCTTTGATCTCTGTTGAATCGCCTCTTAATGGTCCCTCTCCATAGGTGCGGCTAGGTCCATAGCTGGTTTTAAAAGAGCACCCCGTCCAAAAAAGGAGAGGGAGCAGAAAAAGAAGAATCTTAATGGGCAAGGACAAGCTTCACTCCTGCCTCTAAGAGATTGTGCTGGAGGTTGTTGAGCCTCTTTAAATTCTCGATGGAGACGTTGAAGCGCTTGGAGATCGATTCGACGGTGTCACCCTGCTTGGTCACATACTCTTTGAGATTGGAGGCACTTTTGAGCACGGGGATAATAAGGCGCTGATTGAGAGAGAGTGCGGCACTTTTGAGATCATTGGCGATCTTGATCTCTTGAAGGGTGGTGCCATATCGCTTGGCCAAAGAGGCGAGTGTGTCCCCTTTTTGGACGCTATGGACAATAAACATTTCTGAAGTGCCATGGCTTTCGGGGCGATAGTTCTGCTTGAAAGAGGCGAGTCGATCATAGGGGAGATAGACACTATACTCCTTTTTACCAGGCGGAGTGAAAGAATATTTAAAGTGGCGATTGAACTGCTTGAGCTCCTCAAGGCTCATACCCGCCCCCTCGGCGACCTTGTAGAGGTGAGTACCCGCTTTAACCTTCACCGTCGCGATAGTGGTGGTCGCGCCTCGATTGAGAAAGTGCTCATAGTCGGAGCTTTTCAACATATCCACACTATGAAACATCATCGAGATAGAGAGAATCTTGCGGATGTAGTTGCGGCTTTCGCGGGGGAGATATTTTTTATCAGGATCCAAAAGAACACTAAGCTCATCGCTTCCCGCCTGTGCTATCGCCTTTTGGAGACGACCCTCGCCACAATTGTAGGCAATCGCAGCTAGATACCACTTTCCAAACATCCCATGGAGATTCTTAAGGTAGGTGATCGCCGCCTCGGTGGAACGAATGGGGTCACGCCGTTCATCCACAAACTCATCGATTCGAAGACCAATGATTTGAGCGGTTTTGGGCATAAATTGCCAAAGACCTGAGGCT comes from Wolinella succinogenes DSM 1740 and encodes:
- a CDS encoding septal ring lytic transglycosylase RlpA family protein, whose amino-acid sequence is MSLPIKILLFLLPLLFWTGCSFKTSYGPSRTYGEGPLRGDSTEIKDTPQMHRATMRPYQIDGKWYYPSHVDVGEKSMGIASWYGPNFHGKKTSNGETYSMYARTAAHKTFPMNTIVKVTNRENGKSTIVRINDRGPFVEGRIIDLSNTAAKEIDMVTKGTAPVVVEVLGFSGIISSDATKELPKEAMNSKEFKVGKVEKSVELSRFLVQIGAFRNKEGAERFRAQNSDVKGYKAVIREFELEGKPIYRVMLSGFKGEEEARDFIAREKIVSGAFVITE
- a CDS encoding lytic transglycosylase domain-containing protein, translated to MKALFYLMLLASTLLASFKNSTYNNRDELVLETFGVDPSFLYDQNFLDMKNALVSDLKKDHLMRRYDEAYDFVPLLKEMIIKAEIPQEFLYLAMAESEFSVRAFSPKKASGLWQFMPKTAQIIGLRIDEFVDERRDPIRSTEAAITYLKNLHGMFGKWYLAAIAYNCGEGRLQKAIAQAGSDELSVLLDPDKKYLPRESRNYIRKILSISMMFHSVDMLKSSDYEHFLNRGATTTIATVKVKAGTHLYKVAEGAGMSLEELKQFNRHFKYSFTPPGKKEYSVYLPYDRLASFKQNYRPESHGTSEMFIVHSVQKGDTLASLAKRYGTTLQEIKIANDLKSAALSLNQRLIIPVLKSASNLKEYVTKQGDTVESISKRFNVSIENLKRLNNLQHNLLEAGVKLVLAH